The Celeribacter baekdonensis genomic interval TCTGGGTCTGTCGATCGAGGGGCTGATGTGCATCCCGCCCGCCGATGAGGAACCGTCTTTGAACTTTGCTCTGCTGGCCAAAATTGCCAAGCGCAACGGCATCAAAGGTCTGTCCATGGGCATGTCTGGGGATTTTGAAACCGCGATTGCCCAAGGCGCGACGCATGTGCGGGTTGGCTCCGCGATTTTTGGCGCGCGGGCCTATGAGGTCTGATTTCTTGAGTATTTAGGCTGCAATGAAGGCAGGGCTTAGCGCACGATCAGTCGGGTCGCGGGGGTGATCCGCTCTGCGATCCATTTGAGGTGATCGGCACGAAACGCCACGCAGCCCTCGGTTGGGTGGCGCTGTTTGCGCCAGCGATGGATGAAAATCGCGGAGCCTTTGCCGGGGGTTGCATTCGGCCAATTCCAGTCTGTGGTGAGCACCAGATCATACAAACGATCGCCTCGGCGCATCTTTTCGTGGCTGGCATGAAATGGCGCGCGCACCAAATGATTGTAGTCGGGGTGATCCGTGGCATCGCACCACAAGTCGCCCCCGCGGATTTTGGTGCCATTCAGTGCGGGCACCCGGTCCGCTCTATAATAGAGATTTGCGATCTCATGTATGCCAATCGGCGTGCCGCCATCGCCTTCGCGCTTGGTCGCAACGATGCCGCCTTTGCCGATGGAACAGGGGAACCGTCGCCCCATGAAGCGCGCGCCCCAGCGGGTCACAACAAGATCCTGCGGCGTGATCGTCATAATAAATGCCCGGATTTTTTCGCCTTGGTGGCCAAATAGGCGGTGTTGAACCGGTTTTCACCCACCCGAAGCGGCACGCGTTCGGTCACGGTGATCCCCTGTTCCTCCATGCGCGCGACCTTGGCGGGGTTGTTGGTCAAAAGGCGAACGGTGGAAAATCCCATCTCTTTGAGGATCGCGGCGCCAATGCGGAAATCGCGTTCATCATCTTCAAAACCAAGCCGGTGGTTGGCCTGTACCGTGTCAAATCCTTGGTCCTGTAATGAATAGGCGCGCATTTTGTTGGCGTGACCAATGCCGCGACCCTCTTGGTTGAGATAAAGCAACACACCCGCGCCGACGTCGCCCATTTGCGCCAAGGCCGTGTTCAACTGAGGTCCGCAATCGCATTTGAGCGACCCAAACAGATCGCCGGTGAAACAGGCCGAATGCAGCCGCGCCAAAACGGGCTGGTCGCGATCCGGGCGGCCGATTTCGACGGCAAAATGTTCCTCGCCGCCATCATCGGGGCGAAACACATGCACATGCCCGGCCTCTGAGGCGACCAGCGGAACGCGGGCATGAACCACGTCATGCAGGG includes:
- a CDS encoding L,D-transpeptidase family protein, which codes for MTITPQDLVVTRWGARFMGRRFPCSIGKGGIVATKREGDGGTPIGIHEIANLYYRADRVPALNGTKIRGGDLWCDATDHPDYNHLVRAPFHASHEKMRRGDRLYDLVLTTDWNWPNATPGKGSAIFIHRWRKQRHPTEGCVAFRADHLKWIAERITPATRLIVR
- the ribA gene encoding GTP cyclohydrolase II; protein product: MSLAPSLAERVARARADLRMGVPVALQTVSGAALAVAAEGVSVARLADLASLGAAHLAITARRAETLNARAYDGDLARLILPKDVDVTWIEAVADPADDLTHPMKGPFQSARGGDATAARAAIALSKSARLLPAAILVEVENALELAAQNGLTVIPVDQAMPFMADLAPLHDVVHARVPLVASEAGHVHVFRPDDGGEEHFAVEIGRPDRDQPVLARLHSACFTGDLFGSLKCDCGPQLNTALAQMGDVGAGVLLYLNQEGRGIGHANKMRAYSLQDQGFDTVQANHRLGFEDDERDFRIGAAILKEMGFSTVRLLTNNPAKVARMEEQGITVTERVPLRVGENRFNTAYLATKAKKSGHLL